Proteins found in one Allorhizobium pseudoryzae genomic segment:
- a CDS encoding protein-disulfide reductase DsbD domain-containing protein, whose protein sequence is MFNSTPFSLACRRRAAGLAALAASLSLLAGTADAAMSRWAENEGGRMRIIALAPEADGTVQGALQIEPKDGWITYWKEPGEAGIPPQITLSPGHGITLKDISFPVPKPFETGNIRDLGYDHPVTLPFTLTLADPSQPLKLNASAFIGLCRNICIPFQAEFELELSTARGLPLEENLILDKAARSLPERPTPDFAIARHGLSDDLKTLTLAVKLPQASEAPKIYVAGPDGHVLFDQENARRTGGLYEVEMPVGKLPKGYDPKGKSWDILVVAGSRAMETSLAFD, encoded by the coding sequence ATGTTCAATTCTACTCCATTCTCTTTGGCCTGCCGACGCAGGGCTGCCGGTCTTGCCGCTCTGGCCGCCTCGCTCAGCCTGCTTGCCGGAACCGCTGACGCTGCGATGAGCCGTTGGGCGGAGAACGAGGGCGGGCGCATGCGAATCATCGCGCTTGCGCCGGAGGCGGACGGAACCGTGCAGGGCGCCCTGCAGATCGAGCCGAAGGACGGCTGGATCACCTATTGGAAGGAACCGGGCGAAGCGGGCATTCCGCCGCAGATCACGCTCTCGCCCGGGCATGGCATCACGCTGAAGGACATTTCCTTCCCGGTGCCGAAACCCTTCGAGACCGGCAATATCCGCGATCTCGGTTACGACCATCCGGTGACCCTGCCGTTTACGCTGACGCTTGCCGACCCGTCGCAGCCGCTGAAGCTCAACGCCTCGGCCTTCATCGGGCTCTGCCGCAATATCTGCATTCCCTTTCAGGCCGAATTCGAGCTGGAACTGTCCACGGCCAGGGGCCTGCCGCTCGAAGAGAACCTGATCCTCGACAAGGCGGCGCGCAGCCTTCCCGAACGGCCCACCCCGGATTTCGCCATTGCGCGGCACGGCCTGAGCGACGACCTGAAGACTCTGACGCTTGCGGTAAAACTGCCGCAAGCCTCCGAAGCGCCGAAGATCTACGTGGCGGGTCCGGACGGACATGTGCTGTTCGACCAGGAAAACGCGCGCAGGACCGGCGGCCTCTATGAGGTGGAGATGCCGGTCGGCAAGCTGCCGAAGGGCTATGATCCCAAGGGAAAGAGCTGGGACATCCTGGTGGTGGCGGGCAGCCGCGCCATGGAAACCTCGCTTGCCTTCGATTGA
- a CDS encoding peroxiredoxin — MTIAVGDSLPAATFKEKTADGPVEVTTDALFKGKKVVLFAVPGAFTPTCTMNHLPGYLENRDALLERGVDDIAVVAVNDMFVMGAWAEKSGGMGKIHFLSDWDASFTKALGLEIDISAAGLGVRSKRYSMLVEDGVVKSLNLEENPGQATVSGAAAMLEQL; from the coding sequence ATGACGATTGCCGTTGGCGATAGCCTGCCTGCTGCCACCTTCAAGGAAAAGACTGCAGACGGCCCGGTGGAAGTAACGACCGACGCCCTGTTCAAGGGCAAGAAGGTGGTGCTGTTTGCGGTGCCGGGCGCCTTTACCCCTACCTGCACGATGAACCACCTGCCGGGTTACCTGGAGAACCGGGATGCGCTTCTGGAGCGCGGCGTGGATGATATCGCCGTGGTTGCCGTCAACGACATGTTCGTGATGGGCGCCTGGGCGGAAAAGAGCGGCGGCATGGGCAAGATCCACTTCCTCTCCGATTGGGATGCCTCCTTCACCAAAGCGCTCGGCCTCGAGATCGACATTTCCGCCGCCGGACTTGGCGTGCGCTCCAAGCGCTATTCCATGCTGGTGGAAGACGGCGTGGTGAAGTCTCTGAACCTCGAGGAAAATCCGGGCCAGGCCACCGTTTCGGGTGCGGCCGCCATGCTGGAACAGCTCTGA
- a CDS encoding methyl-accepting chemotaxis protein, which produces MKHVPIVGKFLIIMITFGLMTLALSMYESRQLYTVDEAYSGLLDEESTAALYLARSNRSLQAVRATIAELMMADTPDLKARAEEGLKDAQAGFAKFMDQVTKAMNKRADLVQLKTDGLKIFTDTCGAAVAAGRSATSPDGLQAAQKIYRDTCQPAFSAMSPRFTAVTTEMVEAAAKTSNELTEHVDGTAKQTILSVLIALAIVLTAGFLAIRSWLVTPLRTMSDTMKTLANGDLSAVVNGTDRRDEVGIMAKAVQIFKDNGLRTRELEQEAEANRGKSEAEQARAAEAERRRAAEMAKATSGLAEGLKHLSSGDLTFRLNEPFASDFEALRADFNAAVKQLADSLRSVATATGSIDSGAREISQSAEDLSKRTEQQAASLEETAAALDQITTNVTNASKRTEEARHVAIEANKSARRSGEVVSNAVSAMQRIEQSSNQISSIIGVIDEIAFQTNLLALNAGVEAARAGEAGKGFAVVAQEVRELAQRSAQAAKEIKDLIRNSVDEVSTGVTLVQETGAVLKVIEEQVVAINTQLDAIATSAREQSVGLAEVNTAVNQMDQTTQQNAAMVEESTAASSSLAGEVRKLREIIGEFRIGGSEAGFSGRPEVARASHAPAASPARRMMAKVAGAMGGGAAAESWEEF; this is translated from the coding sequence ATGAAGCATGTTCCCATTGTCGGGAAGTTCCTGATCATCATGATCACCTTCGGTCTGATGACGCTTGCGCTATCGATGTACGAAAGCCGGCAACTCTATACCGTGGACGAAGCCTATAGCGGCCTGCTTGACGAAGAGAGCACGGCAGCACTTTACCTGGCGCGGTCCAACCGCAGCCTGCAGGCCGTTCGTGCGACCATCGCCGAACTGATGATGGCCGATACCCCGGATCTCAAAGCCCGGGCAGAAGAAGGCCTGAAGGATGCACAGGCGGGTTTTGCAAAGTTCATGGACCAGGTGACCAAGGCCATGAACAAGCGTGCCGATCTGGTCCAATTGAAGACCGACGGTCTGAAGATATTCACCGACACTTGCGGAGCCGCCGTTGCCGCCGGTCGCAGCGCAACCTCGCCTGACGGTCTCCAGGCCGCGCAGAAGATCTATCGCGACACATGTCAGCCCGCCTTTTCCGCCATGTCGCCCCGCTTCACGGCGGTGACCACGGAAATGGTGGAGGCTGCCGCCAAGACGAGCAACGAACTGACGGAACATGTCGATGGCACCGCCAAGCAGACGATCCTCAGCGTTCTCATTGCCCTCGCTATCGTTCTGACCGCCGGCTTCCTGGCCATCCGCAGCTGGCTCGTGACACCGCTGCGCACCATGAGCGACACGATGAAGACGCTGGCGAACGGCGACCTCTCCGCTGTCGTCAATGGCACGGACCGTCGCGACGAAGTCGGCATCATGGCCAAGGCCGTGCAGATCTTCAAGGACAACGGCCTGCGCACGCGCGAGCTGGAACAGGAGGCGGAAGCCAATCGCGGCAAGAGCGAGGCCGAGCAGGCGCGCGCCGCAGAAGCCGAACGGCGCCGGGCGGCCGAGATGGCAAAGGCCACCTCCGGTCTTGCCGAAGGCCTGAAACACCTCTCCTCCGGCGACCTGACCTTCCGCCTCAACGAGCCCTTCGCCAGCGACTTCGAAGCGCTGCGGGCGGACTTCAACGCGGCGGTCAAACAGCTGGCCGACAGTCTGCGCTCGGTCGCAACGGCCACCGGATCGATCGACAGCGGCGCGCGTGAAATCAGCCAGAGCGCCGAAGACCTGTCGAAGCGCACCGAACAACAGGCGGCATCGCTTGAGGAAACCGCAGCCGCTCTCGATCAGATCACAACCAATGTGACGAACGCCTCCAAGCGGACGGAGGAAGCACGTCATGTGGCGATCGAGGCCAACAAGTCGGCCCGCCGCTCCGGCGAAGTCGTCTCCAATGCCGTCTCGGCGATGCAGCGCATCGAGCAGTCCTCCAACCAGATCTCCTCGATCATCGGCGTGATCGATGAAATCGCCTTCCAGACGAACCTGCTGGCGCTGAATGCCGGCGTGGAAGCGGCGCGTGCCGGGGAAGCCGGCAAGGGCTTTGCCGTCGTCGCGCAGGAAGTGCGCGAGCTGGCCCAGCGGTCTGCCCAGGCCGCCAAGGAGATCAAGGACCTCATCCGCAACTCCGTCGATGAAGTCTCGACCGGCGTGACGCTGGTGCAGGAGACCGGCGCCGTGCTGAAGGTGATCGAAGAGCAGGTCGTTGCCATCAATACGCAGCTCGATGCGATTGCCACGTCCGCCCGCGAACAGTCCGTGGGGCTGGCCGAGGTCAATACCGCCGTCAACCAGATGGACCAGACCACCCAGCAGAATGCGGCCATGGTGGAGGAATCCACCGCCGCCAGTTCTTCGCTCGCCGGCGAAGTCCGCAAGCTGCGCGAGATCATCGGCGAGTTCCGCATCGGCGGTTCGGAGGCGGGCTTCTCCGGCAGGCCCGAGGTGGCGAGAGCCAGCCATGCGCCTGCCGCCTCGCCGGCACGCCGCATGATGGCGAAGGTCGCCGGTGCCATGGGTGGCGGTGCGGCCGCGGAAAGCTGGGAAGAATTCTAA
- a CDS encoding metal ABC transporter ATP-binding protein, which translates to MSTPALSLHDLTVTYDRHPAVHHLSGTLTTGSLTAIAGPNGAGKSTLLKAIVGELRPAEGRIEYAFSPRDIGYLPQAAEINRRFPINVLDTVLLGDWHRSGALGRISSTARDQAREALSAVGLEGFEKRPIGSLSAGQFQRVLFARLLLQNARLILLDEPFTAIDARTTHDLLEIVARWHGEGRTVVAVLHDFDQVRTHFPQTLLIARELIGWGPTEEVMAPANLLKARAMAERWDDTAGICETAA; encoded by the coding sequence ATGAGCACGCCTGCCCTTTCCCTGCATGACCTGACGGTGACCTATGACCGGCATCCGGCGGTGCATCACCTCTCGGGAACGCTTACCACCGGCAGCCTGACGGCGATTGCCGGGCCGAACGGGGCGGGCAAATCCACGCTGCTGAAGGCGATCGTCGGCGAGCTTCGGCCTGCGGAAGGCCGGATCGAATACGCCTTTTCGCCACGCGACATCGGCTATCTGCCGCAGGCGGCCGAGATCAACCGGCGTTTTCCGATCAACGTGCTGGATACGGTGCTGCTCGGTGACTGGCACCGGAGCGGCGCCCTTGGCCGGATATCCTCGACCGCCCGCGATCAGGCCCGCGAGGCGCTGTCCGCGGTCGGGCTGGAGGGTTTCGAAAAACGACCGATCGGCTCGCTATCCGCCGGCCAGTTCCAGCGCGTGCTGTTTGCACGGCTTCTCTTGCAGAATGCCCGGCTGATCCTGCTCGACGAGCCGTTTACCGCGATCGATGCCCGCACCACGCATGACCTGCTCGAGATCGTGGCCCGCTGGCATGGCGAGGGCCGCACCGTGGTGGCGGTGCTGCATGACTTCGACCAGGTGCGCACGCATTTCCCGCAGACCCTATTGATCGCCCGCGAACTGATCGGCTGGGGACCGACCGAGGAGGTGATGGCACCGGCCAATCTCCTGAAGGCACGCGCCATGGCCGAGCGCTGGGACGATACCGCCGGCATTTGCGAGACGGCGGCATGA